A region from the Populus trichocarpa isolate Nisqually-1 chromosome 18, P.trichocarpa_v4.1, whole genome shotgun sequence genome encodes:
- the LOC18111080 gene encoding uncharacterized protein LOC18111080 has product MESSGTEKSPSEGSSISATSEGTPHGDGGDLDQTKMDSTKKMKEKAARGSEPALLPESSARVLLGLKLSSDSSIRGSKQFNLFSPMSAGSSHAKESTDETSRQTESRVFSCNFCKREFSTSQALGGHQNAHKQERALAKRRREMDASALGHLPYYPYSSLSTNPYYGSLNRALGVRMDSFIHKTSPYSWTSPGGHRYGAHSGWPRQTLMNTQPSIDRLRTESLNAFCGGFGISTSSSSPRFDDNGIVRSSFGASPSSNNITAIRKPPVTDHIQQINPPKSDQTDESGLDLSLKL; this is encoded by the coding sequence ATGGAATCAAGTGGTACGGAGAAGTCTCCCTCCGAGGGCTCTAGCATATCTGCAACCTCGGAGGGAACCCCGCATGGAGATGGTGGTGATCTTGATCAAACAAAGATGGACAGTACGAAGAAGATGAAAGAGAAAGCTGCCAGAGGATCCGAACCAGCACTCCTTCCTGAATCAAGTGCTCGAGTTTTGCTGGGTTTGAAGCTTTCTAGTGACAGCTCAATCCGCGGATCGAAGCAATTCAATCTATTTAGCCCCATGAGTGCTGGTTCTTCTCATGCAAAAGAGTCCACTGATGAGACCTCGAGGCAAACCGAGTCTAGGGTTTTCTCGTGCAACTTCTGCAAGAGAGAGTTCTCCACATCCCAAGCCTTAGGAGGGCACCAAAACGCACACAAACAGGAGCGGGCACTAGCCAAGAGGCGTCGGGAGATGGATGCGAGTGCTTTAGGACACTTGCCATATTACCCTTATTCAAGCCTTTCAACAAACCCCTATTATGGATCTTTAAATAGGGCACTCGGAGTACGGATGGATTCCTTCATTCACAAGACATCGCCTTATTCATGGACATCCCCCGGAGGGCATCGCTATGGCGCCCATAGCGGCTGGCCCAGGCAAACTTTGATGAACACACAGCCTTCCATTGATAGGCTAAGGACAGAGAGCTTGAATGCCTTTTGTGGTGGATTTGGAATTTCTACTTCCTCATCTTCTCCAAGGTTTGATGACAATGGCATAGTTCGCAGCAGTTTTGGTGCTTCTCCATCATCAAACAATATTACTGCGATCAGAAAGCCTCCCGTTACTGATCATATCCAGCAAATTAACCCTCCAAAAAGTGATCAAACAGATGAATCCGGACTTGATTTGTCTCTCAAGCTctag
- the LOC18111081 gene encoding zinc finger protein 3, whose product MDEASKQSTEPRVFSCSFCRRKFSTSQALGGHQNAHKQERALAKKREGSDVGATLGQFPYNPYSSLPTNQYYGSFNRLVGVRMDSLIHKKQPYPWNSFGGYRHGHGGWSRQVMVSTQPSVDRLRAESSKAFSGVPFGNFSSPSSSSRFEDHNGLFRNPCASPSSNIAFNMPPSTDHLQRPNRPPKSDQTDGSGLDLSLKL is encoded by the coding sequence ATGGATGAGGCCTCGAAGCAAAGTACCGAGCCTAGGGTTTTCTCATGCAGCTTTTGCCGGAGAAAGTTCTCCACATCCCAGGCCCTAGGAGGTCACCAAAACGCACACAAACAGGAGCGTGCACTAGCCAAGAAGCGTGAAGGGTCGGATGTTGGTGCAACTCTTGGGCAATTTCCATACAATCCCTATTCAAGCCTTCCAACAAACCAATACTATGGATCTTTTAATAGGTTGGTTGGGGTGCGGATGGATTCCTTGATCCACAAGAAACAGCCTTATCCATGGAATTCCTTCGGAGGGTATCGGCATGGGCATGGTGGGTGGTCTAGGCAAGTTATGGTGAGTACACAGCCTTCAGTTGATAGGCTAAGGGCAGAGAGTTCGAAGGCTTTTAGTGGCGTCCCGTTTGGgaatttttcttctccttcttcttcttcaaggtTTGAGGATCACAATGGCTTATTTCGGAACCCTTGTGCTTCTCCCTCATCAAATATTGCCTTCAATATGCCACCCAGTACTGATCATCTCCAGCGACCAAACAGGCCTCCAAAAAGTGACCAAACAGATGGATCGGGACTTGATTTATCTCTCAAGCTCTAG